The Fulvivirga ligni genome window below encodes:
- a CDS encoding polysaccharide deacetylase family protein → MSPFKIVRGIFLSVLIILVVCTFFFVHIPWWIFLVISSLFIALIGIGSAVMRYEFFLKSYNHPENPDHKIALTFDDGPTEYTPEIVALLENYDAKGSFFVIGKRVEEMPDQVKRMSEKGHLIGNHSYSHHFFFSMFTKGMVLKELIKTNELIKSITGKVNVLFRPPYGVTNPSIAAAVIKMKMPVIGWNIRSFDTATKNPEQVVEKVISRLVPGSVVLLHDSLPQTLGILEAILLYAKEHDYKCVTVDEIFNIK, encoded by the coding sequence ATGAGTCCCTTTAAAATAGTTAGAGGCATTTTCTTAAGTGTGCTGATCATTTTGGTGGTCTGTACATTTTTTTTTGTGCACATACCCTGGTGGATCTTTCTTGTAATTAGCTCTTTATTTATTGCTTTGATAGGAATAGGTTCCGCCGTAATGAGGTATGAATTCTTTCTAAAGAGCTATAATCACCCCGAAAATCCTGATCATAAAATAGCCCTGACTTTTGATGATGGGCCTACCGAATATACCCCTGAAATTGTAGCACTGTTGGAGAACTATGATGCTAAAGGATCTTTTTTCGTAATAGGCAAACGAGTTGAAGAAATGCCTGACCAGGTAAAACGAATGTCTGAAAAGGGTCACCTCATAGGCAATCATTCTTATTCCCATCATTTTTTCTTTTCCATGTTCACAAAAGGCATGGTCTTGAAAGAGTTGATAAAAACTAATGAACTTATTAAATCTATTACCGGTAAGGTAAATGTCTTATTTAGACCACCTTATGGTGTAACAAATCCATCAATAGCTGCCGCTGTGATAAAGATGAAAATGCCAGTGATTGGGTGGAATATAAGGTCTTTTGATACAGCTACTAAGAATCCTGAACAAGTGGTTGAGAAAGTTATTTCCAGACTAGTGCCCGGCTCAGTGGTACTACTTCATGATAGCCTGCCTCAGACTTTAGGTATTTTGGAAGCAATTTTGCTATATGCAAAAGAGCACGATTATAAGTGCGTAACAGTAGATGAAATATTTAATATTAAATAA
- a CDS encoding LolA family protein yields the protein MYKLFASLFIITFSSWFSQGDDFVQMKDVPGFRRGLNKMATKTTTIQATFKQEKYLSILSNAVTSSGKMYFKKPGLLKWSYTKPYNYGIVLNGKQIKINDEGKVNSFEISNSKIFKELNDLIINSVQGDVLQEDRFNIVFKENKNLYLAQLTPIDKNIKDYIKHIDVYFDRKDYSVHKLQLFESEGDYTLITFEDKQFNTAISDDEFSFQ from the coding sequence ATGTATAAGCTATTTGCAAGCCTTTTTATAATCACATTTTCTTCATGGTTTAGTCAGGGAGATGATTTTGTGCAGATGAAAGATGTGCCCGGTTTTAGGAGAGGTCTTAATAAAATGGCTACGAAAACCACTACTATTCAGGCTACATTTAAGCAAGAGAAATATTTAAGCATACTCTCAAATGCCGTTACCTCATCTGGTAAAATGTATTTTAAAAAGCCAGGATTACTCAAATGGTCTTACACCAAGCCTTATAATTATGGCATAGTGCTAAATGGAAAGCAGATTAAAATTAACGATGAAGGTAAGGTTAACTCTTTCGAAATAAGCAACAGTAAGATATTTAAGGAGCTTAATGATCTCATTATTAACAGTGTGCAAGGAGATGTTCTTCAAGAAGATCGCTTTAATATTGTTTTTAAAGAGAATAAGAATTTATACCTTGCGCAATTAACGCCTATTGACAAAAATATTAAAGATTATATTAAGCATATTGATGTTTACTTTGATAGAAAAGATTACAGTGTTCATAAACTTCAGCTCTTTGAATCTGAAGGGGACTACACTCTGATCACTTTCGAAGATAAGCAGTTTAATACCGCTATTTCGGATGATGAATTCTCTTTCCAGTAG
- a CDS encoding DUF2062 domain-containing protein encodes MDYKSTFKAYKCCIIMPTYNNDQTLEQVVSSVLAYTDDLIVVNDGATDNTAQILASFEDQIQLITHEQNQGKGMALRNAFKYACDKGYDHAITIDSDGQHFAEDFSFFIEELKTNPDALVIGARNMTQENVPGKSSFGNKFSNFWYYLDTGIKMSDTQSGFRLYPIRKMQGIKYLTKKFEFEVEVIVKAAWKGIPVKNVPIKVHYEPGKGRVTHFRPFKDFTRISILNTWFFILALFYYIPKRSMKHFTRENIRRFFKEQLFNKEEPVKTKVLSVGFGVFMGIFPVWGYQMIIGLAVSHYYKLNKALFLVAANISFPPFIPLIIFGSYKVGALFMTNPRNDLLFNSGITMDSIKGNLSQYFLGAVILSIIMGVLAGTLTWLYFLIKRPQNDETRKSVSSQ; translated from the coding sequence ATGGACTATAAATCTACTTTTAAAGCGTATAAGTGCTGCATTATTATGCCTACCTATAATAATGATCAAACATTAGAGCAGGTAGTTAGCAGTGTGCTCGCTTATACAGATGATTTGATAGTAGTAAATGATGGAGCCACTGATAACACGGCGCAAATTTTAGCATCTTTTGAAGATCAGATTCAGCTCATTACTCATGAGCAAAATCAAGGTAAAGGCATGGCCCTCAGAAATGCCTTCAAATATGCCTGTGATAAAGGGTATGACCACGCCATAACTATTGATAGCGATGGCCAGCATTTCGCTGAAGACTTTTCCTTTTTTATAGAAGAATTAAAAACTAATCCTGATGCTTTGGTCATTGGTGCCAGGAATATGACTCAGGAAAACGTACCTGGCAAAAGTAGCTTTGGTAACAAGTTTTCTAACTTTTGGTATTATCTAGACACGGGCATTAAGATGTCAGATACTCAATCTGGCTTTAGGCTTTACCCAATAAGGAAAATGCAGGGCATTAAGTATCTCACCAAAAAGTTTGAGTTTGAGGTGGAGGTAATTGTCAAAGCAGCCTGGAAGGGAATTCCTGTAAAGAACGTGCCTATTAAGGTGCATTACGAGCCAGGGAAGGGGCGGGTTACTCACTTCAGGCCATTCAAAGATTTTACAAGAATCAGTATTCTGAATACCTGGTTCTTCATTCTGGCGCTGTTCTATTATATTCCTAAGCGCTCTATGAAGCACTTCACCAGAGAGAATATTAGAAGGTTCTTCAAAGAGCAGCTTTTTAATAAGGAAGAGCCAGTGAAAACTAAAGTCCTTTCGGTAGGTTTTGGTGTGTTTATGGGGATATTTCCCGTGTGGGGTTATCAGATGATTATTGGCTTGGCGGTTTCTCATTATTATAAACTCAATAAAGCATTGTTTTTAGTGGCTGCCAATATCAGTTTTCCGCCGTTCATTCCATTGATCATCTTTGGAAGTTATAAAGTGGGAGCCTTATTCATGACCAATCCTCGTAATGATCTTTTATTCAACTCGGGTATTACCATGGACTCTATAAAGGGCAATTTATCGCAATATTTCTTGGGTGCGGTTATTCTTTCCATTATTATGGGAGTTTTGGCGGGTACCTTAACATGGCTATATTTTTTGATAAAGAGACCTCAAAATGATGAAACCCGAAAATCAGTATCATCTCAGTAA